Proteins from a genomic interval of Papaver somniferum cultivar HN1 chromosome 4, ASM357369v1, whole genome shotgun sequence:
- the LOC113362793 gene encoding uncharacterized protein LOC113362793, with protein MDVTPFKLDIDELIHEFSDRKSTTLVDMKKIWLSRKLSFIYEGRPRNNEAFFMQSLYAHSIGYMLSKDSFSQRLGGFYCLYCLCETQPFKPPFRIYLSLGELQSLKCLVVEAKKQEILVVPALVKKMLDKNTFLFGFVDINESSVNDRLNAINDLQNTRMQVACKTLLTNTQIERFLHMDLGMELDQKVLKKMSSEYSAAKELAIKEAEKTVDIENIKHITENRKLIGDVVEKMAESWNAQKEVFYEQTGINRTGNEGERQVVLQGELDKCLNEEGQDTDEDIDKEFRHLLG; from the exons ATGGATGTCACCCCGTTCAAGCTAGACATTGATGAGCTAATACATGAATTCTCTGAT AGAAAATCAACAACTTTGGTTGATATGAAGAAAATATGGCTATCCCGGAAGTTGTCATTTATTTACGAGGGTAGGCCTAGGAACAACGAGGCCTTTTTCATGCAATCATTATATGCACATTCAATAG GTTACATGTTATCTAAAGATTCATTTTCACAGAGATTGGGTGGCTTTTACTGTCTATATTGCCTTTGTGAAACCCAGCCATTCAAGCCTCCTTTTAGGATATACTTGTCTCTTG GAGAATTGCAGAGCCTCAAATGCCTTGTGGTTGAAGCAAAAAAACAGGAAATTTTGGTTGTACCTGCTTTGGTAAAAAAGATGCTGGACAAGAATACGTTTCTGTTTGGTTTTGTTGACATAAACGAGAGTTCAGTAAATGATAGGCTTAATGCAATCAATGATCTTCAGAATACCCGCATGCAAGTTGCATGTAAAAC GTTATTGACAAATACACAAATTGAAAGGTTTCTGCACATGGATTTG GGTATGGAACTTGACCAGAAGGTGCTGAAGAAAATGTCATCAGAATATTCTGCTGCTAAAGAACTGGCCATCAAGG AGGCTGAAAAGACGGtggatattgaaaacataaagcaCATAACAGAAAATAGGAAGCTGATCGGAGATGTAGTGGAGAAAATGGCGGAAAGCTGGAACGCCCAGAAGGAAGTTTTCTACGAACAGACTGGAATCAACCGCACTGGAAATGAAGGAGAAAGGCAAGTCGTGTTACAGGGTGAACTGGACAAGTGCTTGAATGAAGAAGGTCAAGATACTGATGAGGATATCGATAAAGAGTTCAGACACCTTCTTGGTTAG